A DNA window from Fragaria vesca subsp. vesca linkage group LG3, FraVesHawaii_1.0, whole genome shotgun sequence contains the following coding sequences:
- the LOC101298587 gene encoding subtilisin-like protease-like — MKPVFFFIVSLLLLPLLAACSEQKVYIVYFGEHGGEKALHEIEDIHHSYLLSVKDSEEHARASLLYSYKHSINGFAAVLTEDEASKLSELEEVVSVWPSHPKKYTMHTTRSWEFVGLEEEEEGNYWKNNQMGGDFLSKAGFGKNIIVGVLDSGVWPESKSFSDVGMGPIPKSWKGICQTGVGFNSSHCNRKLIGARYYLKGFEQYYGLLNVSEDSRSPRDMDGHGTHTSSTVAGRVVPNASALGGFASGSASGGAPLAHIAVYKVCWAIPGQSKAEGNTCFEEDMFAAMDDAIADGVDVMSLSIGTSHPVKFTEDGIALGALHAAKKNILVACSAGNSGPSPSTLSNPAPWIFTVGASSLDRTFMSPVVLGNGLSIEGETVTPSKLEENKKYPLVYAGDVVNPGVAQNLTGQCLAGSLSPDKVKGKIVFCLRGVGMRVSKGMEVKRAGGAGFILGNSKANGGEISVDPHVLPATAVTYSNANRIMEYINSTENPEATIIPARTVLHTKPAPYMTAFTSRGPSVIDPNILKPDITAPGLNILAAWTGGEAPTKLAMDHRVAQYTIESGTSMSCPHIAAAAALLKAIHPTWSSAAIKSALMTTAGIKNNLHMPLNDESGNAATPFAYGAGHFRPTKAADPGLVYDASYKDYLLYFCSIGVKNFDPNFKCPRSPPTAVNLNYPSIAIPKLNGTITIKRTVTNVGNAKSVYFFTSKPPLGISVKASPSILFFDHVGQRKSFTITVKARTEMLNEKPLKDEYAFGWYTWTDGPHIVRSPIAVSLA; from the exons ATGAAGCCAGTTTTCTTCTTCATCGTCTCTCTCCTTCTCCTTCCTCTCTTGGCCGCGTGCTCAGAGCAAAAG GTGTACATAGTGTATTTTGGAGAGCACGGTGGAGAGAAAGCACTGCATGAAATAGAGGACATCCACCACTCGTATTTGCTCTCTGTGAAAGATAGTGAGGAACATGCCCGAGCTTCACTGCTTTACAGTTACAAGCACAGCATCAATGGCTTTGCAGCAGTTCTCACTGAAGATGAAGCTTCCAAGTTATCTG AACTGGAAGAAGTTGTATCAGTGTGGCCAAGCCACCCAAAGAAGTACACTATGCACACAACCAGGTCATGGGAGTTTGTGGGGTTGGAAGAAGAGGAAGAGGGGAATTACTGGAAGAACAACCAGATGGGAGGAGACTTCTTATCCAAAGCCGGGTTTGGGAAGAACATCATAGTTGGAGTCCTTGATAGTG GTGTATGGCCAGAATCAAAGAGCTTCAGTGATGTAGGAATGGGGCCCATTCCAAAATCATGGAAGGGAATCTGCCAAACTGGAGTTGGCTTTAATTCATCCCACTGCAATAG GAAGCTGATAGGAGCTCGTTACTACCTCAAAGGGTTTGAGCAATACTACGGCCTTCTTAATGTCTCAGAGGATTCCAGATCACCCCGTGACATGGATGGCCATGGAACACATACGAGCTCCACCGTGGCAGGCCGAGTCGTTCCCAATGCCTCGGCTTTAGGCGGGTTTGCTAGTGGCTCGGCCTCTGGGGGAGCCCCATTGGCACACATTGCCGTTTACAAGGTGTGCTGGGCTATACCAGGCCAATCCAAGGCTGAAGGGAACACCTGCTTTGAGGAGGACATGTTTGCAGCCATGGATGATGCCATAGCGGACGGTGTGGATGTGATGAGCCTATCGATCGGAACATCGCATCCTGTGAAATTCACCGAGGACGGTATTGCTCTTGGAGCATTGCATGCCGCCAAGAAGAACATTCTGGTGGCTTGTAGTGCAGGCAACTCGGGGCCTTCCCCATCTACTTTATCAAATCCAGCTCCATGGATCTTCACTGTTGGTGCCAGCAGCCTGGACCGAACATTTATGTCACCTGTTGTGCTTGGAAATGGCTTGAGCATTGAG GGAGAAACAGTGACCCCAAGCAAGCTGGAAGAGAATAAGAAGTACCCTTTAGTATATGCAGGGGACGTTGTTAACCCTGGTGTAGCCCAAAATCTAACAGG ACAATGCCTTGCAGGCTCTCTTTCACCTGACAAAGTTAAGGGAAAGATAGTGTTCTGCTTGAGAGGTGTTGGGATGAGAGTTTCAAAAGGCATGGAAGTGAAAAGAGCGGGCGGTGCTGGTTTTATCTTAGGAAACAGCAAAGCAAATGGCGGTGAAATCTCGGTTGATCCTCATGTTCTTCCTGCCACTGCAGTGACATATAGCAATGCCAATAGGATCATGGAATACATCAACTCTACCGAAAATCCAGAGGCAACTATTATACCAGCAAGGACAGTGTTGCATACAAAGCCAGCTCCATACATGACTGCTTTCACTAGTAGAGGCCCAAGTGTTATTGACCCTAATATTCTCAAG CCTGATATCACAGCTCCTGGACTGAATATATTGGCAGCGTGGACTGGGGGTGAAGCCCCTACCAAGTTGGCAATGGATCACCGAGTGGCTCAGTATACAATTGAGTCTGGAACTTCAATGTCTTGCCCTCACATTGCCGCGGCGGCGGCACTTCTCAAAGCCATTCACCCTACTTGGAGCAGTGCTGCCATAAAATCTGCTCTAATGACTACAG CCGGGATAAAGAACAACCTACACATGCCATTGAACGATGAATCGGGCAATGCTGCAACTCCCTTTGCATATGGTGCTGGCCACTTCCGACCCACCAAGGCAGCAGACCCTGGCCTTGTGTACGATGCTTCATACAAAGACTATCTTCTCTACTTCTGCAGTATCGGAGTCAAGAATTTCGATCCAAACTTCAAGTGTCCAAGATCACCACCAACAGCAGTCAACCTGAACTATCCTTCCATCGCAATCCCGAAACTAAATGGCACCATCACGATTAAAAGGACAGTCACAAATGTTGGTAACGCCAAGAGCGTCTACTTCTTTACCTCCAAACCACCTCTGGGAATCTCGGTTAAGGCCTCTCCAAGTATATTGTTCTTTGATCATGTTGGCCAGAGGAAGAGCTTCACCATTACTGTCAAAGCAAGGACAGAGATGCTTAACGAGAAGCCGTTGAAAGATGAGTATGCATTTGGGTGGTACACATGGACTGATGGACCTCATATTGTAAGGAGTCCAATTGCAGTCTCTTTAGCATAG
- the LOC101298299 gene encoding alpha,alpha-trehalose-phosphate synthase [UDP-forming] 1-like produces MPGNKYNCNPLTPRSRLERLLRERELRRSNLASQTNEDGNRHAELSSFFLTDGENSALSGDEDSADGAAAARAFVDGCEWQEGRPSKQRLLVVANRLPVSAVRKGEDSWQLEISVGGLVSALLGVKEFDARWIGWAGVNVPDTVGQKALTKALAEKRCIPVFLDEEIVHQYYNGYCNNILWPLFHYLGLPQEDRLATTRSFQSQFDAYKKANQMFADVVNKHYEDGDVVWCHDYHLMFLPKCLKEHNSRMKVGWFLHTPFPSSEIHRTLPSRSELLRSVLAADLVGFHTYDYARHFVSACTRILGLEGTPEGVEDQGKLTRVAAFPIGIDSDRFIRALELPQVQEHMKELKERFAGRKVMLGVDRLDMIKGIPQKILAFEKFLEENLSWRDKVVLLQIAVPTRTDVPEYQKLTSQVHEIVGRINGRFGTLTAVPIHHLDRSLDFHALCALYAVTDVALVTSLRDGMNLVSYEFVACQASKKGVLILSEFAGAAQSLGAGAILVNPWNITEVAASIGYALNMPADEREKRHHHNFMHVTTHTSQEWAATFVSELNDTIVEAQLRTRQVPPLLPIKGSVDRYFQSNNRLLILGFNATLTEPKDTLGRRGGQIREMELKLHPDLKEPLKKLCDDSKTTIVVVSGSDRSVLDYNFGDYNMWLAAENGMFLRLTTGEWMTTMPENLNMDWVDSVKHVFEYFTERTPRSHFELRETSLVWNYKYADVEFGRLQARDLLQHLWTGPISNASVDVVQGGRSVEVRAVGVTKGAAIDRILGEIVHNKGMKAPIDYVLCIGHFLPKDEDLYTFFEPELPSEAPAQSIPRPTSVPTPVNPSLPKISTGKSGSKGSRLKKQRSLSTLEKRANIGIVNAWRPTLMRDRMSLHEGSSVLDLKGDNYFSCAVGRKRSSARYLLKSSDDVVTLLKELAEGGEPVPVDSVDGAMPLDREGGALPLDSEGGAVPHNSEAGEQSTENI; encoded by the exons ATGCCAGGAAACAAGTATAACTGCAATCCCCTCACACCCAGAAGTAGATTGGAAAGGCTTCTCAGGGAAAGAGAGCTAAGGAGATCAAATCTTGCTTCACAGACGAATGAAGACGGCAACAGACATGCAGAACTGAGTTCATTCTTTCTTACTGATGGTGAAAATTCAGCTCTCTCTGGTGATGAAGACAGTGCAGATGGGGCTGCAGCAGCAAGAGCTTTTGTTGATGGATGTGAATGGCAAGAGGGGCGACCATCTAAACAACGGTTATTGGTTGTAGCCAACAGGTTACCTGTCTCTGCAGTTAGGAAGGGTGAAGACTCATGGCAGCTTGAGATAAGTGTAGGAGGGCTAGTGAGTGCACTTCTAG GTGTGAAGGAGTTTGATGCCAGATGGATTGGTTGGGCTGGTGTAAATGTACCTGATACTGTTGGACAAAAGGCACTGACTAAAGCCTTAGCTGAAAAG AGGTGCATCCCTGTGTTTCTTGATGAAGAAATCGTTCATCAATATTACAATGGTTACTGTAACAACATCTTGTGGCCTCTTTTCCACTATCTTGGACTTCCACAAGAAGACCGCCTTGCAACCACCCGGAGCTTCCAATCTCAGTTTGATGCATATAAGAAGGCAAACCAAATGTTTGCTGATGTTGTAAACAAACACTACGAGGATGGCGATGTTGTTTGGTGCCATGATTACCACCTAATGTTTCTCCCTAAATGTCTAAAAGAACATAATAGCAGGATGAAAGTTGGTTGGTTTCTCCATACACCTTTTCCTTCATCAGAAATACATAGGACACTGCCATCTAGATCAGAACTATTGAGATCCGTTCTTGCTGCTGATTTGGTTGG ATTCCATACATATGATTATGCAAGGCATTTTGTTAGTGCTTGTACTCGTATTCTGGGTTTAGAGGGTACACCTGAAGGAGTAGAGGATCAAGGAAAGCTGACTCGAGTAGCTGCG TTTCCAATTGGGATAGACTCAGACCGATTTATTCGAGCTCTAGAACTCCCTCAAGTCCAGGAACACATGAAAGAACTGAAGGAAAGATTTGCTGGCAGGAAG GTAATGTTGGGTGTTGATCGCCTTGATATGATTAAGGGAATACCTCAAAAGATTTTGGCATTCGAAAAATTCCTTGAGGAAAATCTGAGTTGGCGTGATAAAGTAGTCTTGCTGCAAATTGCTGTACCAACAAGAACCGACGTGCCTGAGT ACCAGAAGCTCACTAGCCAGGTTCATGAGATTGTAGGACGCATTAATGGGAGGTTTGGGACTCTTACTGCTGTTCCAATACATCATCTG GACCGATCTCTGGACTTTCACGCATTATGTGCACTATATGCTGTTACAG ATGTAGCACTTGTTACTTCTTTAAGGGATGGGATGAATCTAGTGAGCTATGAGTTTGTTGCTTGTCAAGCTTCCAAGAAAGGGGTTCTCATTCTAAGCGAG TTTGCAGGTGCAGCACAGTCCCTTGGTGCTGGTGCTATATTGGTGAACCCGTGGAATATCACAGAAGTTGCTGCTTCCATAGGTTATGCTTTGAATATGCCAGCTGATGAAAGAGAAAAGCGTCACCATCATAACTTCATGCATGTAACAACTCACACATCTCAGGAGTGGGCTGCAACCTTTGTAAG TGAACTCAATGATACTATTGTTGAAGCTCAACTAAGGACGAGACAAGTTCCTCCATTACTTCCTATCAAAGGATCAGTCGATCGCTATTTTCAATCAAACAATCGATTACTTATACTG GGATTTAATGCCACTTTAACTGAACCAAAGGATACCCTTGGGAGAAGGGGTGGTCAAATTAGAGAAATGGAACTCAAGTTGCACCCAGATCTCAAGGAACCCTTGAAAAAGCTTTGTGATGACTCAAAGACAACAATTGTTGTCGTTAGTGGAAGTGACAGAAGCGTCTTGGACTAT AACTTTGGTGACTACAACATGTGGTTGGCAGCAGAAAATGGGATGTTCTTGCGTCTTACAACAGGAGAATGGATGACAACTATGCCAGAGAATTTAAATATGGATTGGGTTGACAGCGTAAAG CATGTCTTTGAGTATTTCACCGAGAGAACCCCACGATCTCATTTTGAGCTTCGTGAAACTTCACTTGTATGGAACTACAAATATGCAG ATGTTGAATTCGGAAGACTCCAAGCCAGGGATCTGCTGCAGCATCTTTGGACAGGGCCAATCTCGAATGCATCCGTCGATGTTGTCCAAGGTGGTCGGTCTGTGGAGGTTCGAGCAGTTGGTGTTACAAAG GGTGCAGCTATTGACCGTATCTTAGGAGAAATCGTTCATAACAAAGGCATGAAGGCGCCAATTGATTATGTTTTGTGTATTGGCCACTTTCTACCAAAG GACGAAGATCTCTATACATTCTTTGAACCAGAGCTTCCTTCCGAGGCACCAGCGCAAAGTATTCCTCGACCCACATCAGTACCAACTCCTGTCAACCCGTCTTTGCCCAAGATTTCAACGGGTAAAAGTGGTTCTAAGGGATCCCGCCTTAAGAAGCAACGGTCGTTGTCAACTTTAGAAAAGAGAGCTAATATTGGAATTGTGAATGCTTGGAGGCCAACATTAATGCGTGATAGAATGTCTCTGCATGAAGGTTCTTCTGTGCTTGACCTCAAGGGTGACAACTACTTCTCTTGTGCTGTTGGGAGAAAGCGATCCAGTGCAAGATATCTCCTCAAATCATCAGACGACGTCGTCACTCTTTTAAAGGAGCTTGCTGAAGGTGGAGAACCAGTGCCTGTCGACTCAGTAGATGGAGCAATGCCTCTAGATAGAGAAGGTGGAGCACTGCCTCTCGACTCAGAAGGTGGAGCAGTGCCTCACAACTCGGAAGCTGGAGAACAAAGCACTGAGAATATCTAG
- the LOC101305144 gene encoding GDSL esterase/lipase At1g29670-like yields MVGMVKRKWAVCVVVLVLNLGWCNIGARAEPQVPCYFIFGDSLVDNGNNNQLQSLARADYLPYGIDFGGPTGRFSNGKTIVDVVAELLGFDDYIPPYATARDQQILKGVNFASAAAGIREETGRQLGGRITFSGQVRNYQNTVSQVVNLLGDEDTAANYLGKCMYSIGLGSNDYLNNYFMPQYYNTGNQYTPEEYATSLIQDYSKQLQILYNYGARKVVLFGIGQVGCSPSELAQNSPDGKTCVAKINSANQIFNGKLKALANEFNTNFPDGRFIFIDSYAIFADIVNSPAQYGFTNINTGCCGVGRNNGQITCLPYQTPCANRDEYLFWDAFHPTEAGNAVVARRSYNAVRASDAYPVDIASLAAL; encoded by the exons ATGGTGGGAATGGTGAAGAGAAAGTGGGCGGTGTGTGTTGTGGTGTTGGTCTTGAACTTGGGGTGGTGCAATATTGGGGCAAGAGCTGAGCCACAAGTGCCTTGCTACTTCATCTTTGGGGATTCTTTGGTTGATAATGGCAACAACAACCAGCTTCAGTCCTTGGCTAGAGCTGATTACTTGCCTTATGGGATCGACTTCGGCGGACCAACCGGAAGATTTTCCAATGGGAAAACTATTGTTGATGTTGTTG CTGAGCTTTTGGGTTTTGATGATTACATTCCACCCTATGCAACTGCCAGAGACCAGCAGATACTCAAAGGAGTGAACTTTGCATCTGCAGCTGCTGGAATTAGAGAGGAAACCGGACGCCAACTG GGAGGTCGGATCACGTTTAGTGGTCAGGTAAGGAATTACCAGAACACAGTTTCCCAAGTGGTTAACTTGCTAGGCGATGAGGACACAGCTGCTAATTATCTGGGCAAATGCATGTACTCTATTGGATTAGGCAGCAATGACTACCTTAACAACTATTTCATGCCCCAATATTACAACACCGGAAATCAATATACCCCTGAGGAATATGCTACTTCTCTTATTCAGGACTACAGCAAGCAACTTCAG ATTTTGTACAATTATGGTGCAAGGAAGGTTGTGTTGTTTGGAATTGGTCAAGTAGGTTGCAGCCCAAGTGAATTGGCTCAAAATAGCCCAGATGGCAAAACATGCGTAGCAAAGATAAACTCTGCAAACCAAATCTTCAATGGCAAGCTCAAGGCCCTTGCCAATGAGTTCAACACTAACTTCCCAGATGGAAGATTTATCTTCATAGACTCCTACGCCATTTTTGCGGACATAGTAAACAGCCCGGCACAATATG GATTTACGAATATAAATACAGGATGCTGTGGGGTGGGAAGGAACAATGGCCAAATCACATGTCTGCCTTACCAAACTCCTTGTGCAAATCGTGACGAGTATCTGTTTTGGGATGCATTCCATCCCACTGAAGCTGGAAATGCTGTGGTTGCGAGGAGATCATACAATGCTGTTCGTGCATCTGATGCATACCCAGTTGATATAGCCAGCCTAGCTGCGCTCTAG
- the LOC101297711 gene encoding GDSL esterase/lipase At1g29660-like encodes MAASGMKPLVAAIALSWFLSMQQHSSSANGKPQVPCFFIFGDSLADNGNNNVLDTLAKVNYQPYGIDFPGGAATGRFSNGRTTVDVLSELLGFDNYIPPFAFVNGSDILKGVNYACGAAGIRKETGKQLGARISMGRQLKNHKIIISRIADILGNKRLAHKHLHKCLYSVGLGSNDYINNYFVPQYYHTSKKYTTAKYAEVLINQYSWEILRLYKYGARKVALVGVGLIGCTPSAISSFGTNGSACVDTLNIAAQQFNQRLVSLVDKLNNNLTDAKFIYINSFEMGSGDPAAAGFTVSNVGCCAVNEVGQCKVDHTPCKNRTEYVFWDGFHPTETLNRITAIRSYNAFNFADTYPMDISHLVQLQINK; translated from the exons ATGGCGGCTTCTGGGATGAAGCCGTTGGTGGCGGCGATTGCTCTGTCTTGGTTTCTAAGCATGCAACAGCATTCTTCTTCTGCTAATGGAAAGCCACAAGTACCTTGTTTCTTCATTTTTGGAGACTCACTGGCTGACAATGGCAACAACAATGTTCTTGATACTTTGGCTAAAGTCAATTACCAGCCTTATGGTATCGACTTCCCCGGTGGCGCAGCAACCGGAAGATTCAGTAACGGTCGAACCACCGTCGATGTTCTCT CTGAACTTTTAGGCTTCGACAACTACATTCCACCATTTGCTTTTGTTAATGGCTCTGATATACTTAAAGGTGTGAACTATGCTTGCGGTGCGGCGGGAATTCGAAAAGAAACTGGCAAGCAATTG GGTGCAAGAATCAGCATGGGCAGACAGTTAAAGAACCACAAGATTATAATCTCGCGCATTGCCGACATACTTGGGAACAAGAGGTTAGCACACAAACACTTGCACAAGTGCTTATATTCAGTTGGATTGGGCAGCAACGACTACATCAACAATTACTTCGTGCCTCAGTATTACCATACCAGCAAAAAATATACCACTGCGAAATATGCTGAAGTTCTCATCAACCAATATTCTTGGGAAATACTG AGGTTGTACAAGTATGGAGCAAGGAAGGTGGCTTTGGTTGGCGTGGGACTAATAGGCTGCACCCCAAGTGCAATTTCTTCCTTTGGCACAAATGGGTCAGCATGTGTAGACACATTGAACATTGCAGCCCAACAGTTTAACCAAAGGCTTGTATCACTTGTTGATAAGCTCAACAACAATTTGACAGATGCAAAATTCATCTACATTAACAGCTTCGAAATGGGTTCTGGAGATCCTGCAGCCGCTG GCTTCACAGTTTCGAACGTTGGATGTTGTGCGGTAAATGAAGTTGGTCAATGTAAAGTTGACCATACTCCATGCAAGAACAGGACAGAGTACGTGTTCTGGGATGGATTCCATCCTACTGAAACCTTGAACCGAATCACTGCAATCAGATCATACAATGCTTTTAACTTTGCAGACACTTATCCAATGGATATTAGTCACCTTGTTCAGCTACAAATTAATAAATAA
- the LOC101298002 gene encoding uncharacterized protein LOC101298002 — protein sequence MAKTTPSPAILLLTLLLLITPPPSQSLPYSQYRTLFSLAHSLMTRVANLRASRGDHAGSDRARNIAAKMESGLGLGVWGFMWSAGWDYLKNYSWRELPYAEMYGAASEASELMRWLGELTRKESDSERAAWIGQNYQNVFRVSTSLLRRLLRVFSQSGALREVVKAVQREVVEGELLKDCLELGSNDFRGVLQILKDLGLQYGSAASSKHQEL from the exons ATGGCCAAAACGACGCCGTCGCCGGCAATTCTCCTCCTCACCCTCCTCCTCCTGATCACACCGCCGCCCTCCCAGTCCCTCCCCTACTCCCAATACCGCACCCTCTTCTCCCTCGCCCACTCGCTCATGACGCGCGTGGCCAACCTCCGCGCCTCCCGCGGCGACCACGCCGGATCGGACCGGGCCAGGAACATCGCCGCCAAAATGGAGAGCGGGCTGGGCCTCGGCGTCTGGGGCTTCATGTGGTCGGCGGGGTGGGACTACCTCAAGAACTACTCCTGGAGGGAGCTGCCGTACGCGGAGATGTACGGCGCCGCGTCGGAGGCGAGCGAGTTGATGAGGTGGCTCGGTGAGTTGACTCGGAAGGAATCGGACTCCGAGCGAGCCGCTTGGATCGGTCAGAATTACCAAAATGTCTTCAGGGTCTCCACTTCGCTGCTGCGTAGGCTTCTCAGGGTGTTCAGTCAGTCG GGAGCTTTGAGAGAAGTGGTGAAGGCAGTTCAAAGAGAGGTGGTGGAGGGCGAGCTATTGAAGGACTGTCTTGAATTGGGCAGCAATGACTTTCGTGGTGTGCTTCAGATTCTCAAGGATTTGGGATTACAGTACGGTTCCGCCGCTAGTTCTAAGCACCAAGAACTTTGA